In a single window of the Arachis hypogaea cultivar Tifrunner chromosome 6, arahy.Tifrunner.gnm2.J5K5, whole genome shotgun sequence genome:
- the LOC112695664 gene encoding kinetochore protein NUF2 homolog isoform X1, whose product MATSKFEYPRLSRPEIITTLAQLQIANMIEQDFIHPNPDLIFELYTRLLLHLDFLEEENEQLDFEAVSNFDDPELHMESIRAIKLHYRIKEVLAILECPGKFTFTFADLLMPDTQRTEFFIGAIVNFVLYREGKLVEISKIGDEVSALEEQRINLEENEIPQVKSEISNLNEAREKEMAVVQEVDAKVAELRNTIMTLNKNQVSLRTTLKKSKDQAEEMDAKISNAEFTLSQNAQENENLRSKIAQSPDKIQRALEEKKLAREEAMKAERLAMQTFHEKTSLLEVYSKVGKKMSKHHKQMLAIKEQVNSAKSVEKELKALKAKLSDEQVLEKSLESKLAEKQSKVLQMEETKRQVEKECTIMREKSTKYLNGTTSDVEYKKRDIETRRRNVEAVLEEVDATNGQIKSVKESGAARVELLGHKSEEIIEEFRKYANSIALVVESGPEGVGFDI is encoded by the exons ATGGCGACGTCGAAGTTCGAGTACCCAAGGCTTTCAAGACCAGAGATAATCACAACCTTAGCGCAATTGCAGATTGCCAACATGATTGAGCAAGACTTCATCCACCCAAACCCTGACTTGATCTTCGAACTCTATACTCGCCTCCTCCTCCACCTCGACTTTCTTGA GGAAGAGAATGAGCAGCTTGATTTTGAAGCGGTGTCGAATTTCGACGATCCTGAACTTCACATGGAGTCCATCCGCGCTATAAAACTGCACTACAGGATTAAGGAGGTGCTGGCCATACTCGAGTGCCCTGGGAAGTTCACGTTCACGTTCGCTGATCTCCTTATGCCGGACACTCAGCGCACCGAGTTTTTCATCGGCGCTATTGTCAATTTTGTTCTCTATAG GGAAGGGAAATTGGTTGAGATATCAAAAATTGGAGACGAAGTCAGCGCTCTGGAGGAGCAGCGAATAAATTTGGAGGAGAATGAGATTCCTCAG GTGAAATCAGAGATTTCCAACTTAAATGAAGCTAGGGAAAAAGAGATGGCTGTTGTTCAGGAGGTTGATGCAAAGGTTGCGGAACTTCGTAACACTATCATGACCCTTAATAAAAATCAGGTGTCACTGAGGACTACTTTAAAGAAGTCAAAGGACCAGGCAGAAGAAATGGATGCGAAG ATTTCTAATGCTGAATTTACACTGTCACAAAATGCTCAAGAAAATGAGAATCTACGTTCAAAAATTGCCCAATCACCTGACAAAATTCAG AGGGCTTTAGAAGAGAAGAAATTAGCTCGAGAAGAGGCAATGAAAGCTGAAAGGTTGGCAATGCAAACTTTCCATGAGAAGACTTCTCTCCTTGAAGTTTATTCCAAG GTTGGCAAGAAAATGTCAAAGCACCACAAGCAAATGCTGGCTATAAAGGAACAG GTAAATTCTGCTAAATCGGTTGAAAAGGAGCTTAAAGCTTTGAAAGCTAAACTTAGCGATGAACAAGTATTGGAGAAGTCCCTTGAGTCCAAATTGGCTGAAAAACAAAGTAAAG TTTTGCAGATGGAAGAAACGAAAAGGCAGGTAGAGAAAGAGTGCACTATTATGCGggaaaaatcaacaaaatactTAAATGGTACAACGTCCGATGTGGAATATAAAAAACGTGATATTGAAACAAGACGGAGAAATGTTGAGGCCGTGTTAGAAGAG GTGGATGCTACAAATGGTCAAATAAAGTCGGTAAAGGAATCTGGAGCTGCTAGAGTGGAACTGTTAGGTCACAAGTCTGAAGAGATAATCGAAGAG TTTCGAAAGTATGCAAACTCGATTGCACTTGTGGTTGAATCTGGGCCAGAAGGCGTTGGTTTTGATATTTAA
- the LOC112695664 gene encoding kinetochore protein NUF2 homolog isoform X2, translated as MESIRAIKLHYRIKEVLAILECPGKFTFTFADLLMPDTQRTEFFIGAIVNFVLYREGKLVEISKIGDEVSALEEQRINLEENEIPQVKSEISNLNEAREKEMAVVQEVDAKVAELRNTIMTLNKNQVSLRTTLKKSKDQAEEMDAKISNAEFTLSQNAQENENLRSKIAQSPDKIQRALEEKKLAREEAMKAERLAMQTFHEKTSLLEVYSKVGKKMSKHHKQMLAIKEQVNSAKSVEKELKALKAKLSDEQVLEKSLESKLAEKQSKVLQMEETKRQVEKECTIMREKSTKYLNGTTSDVEYKKRDIETRRRNVEAVLEEVDATNGQIKSVKESGAARVELLGHKSEEIIEEFRKYANSIALVVESGPEGVGFDI; from the exons ATGGAGTCCATCCGCGCTATAAAACTGCACTACAGGATTAAGGAGGTGCTGGCCATACTCGAGTGCCCTGGGAAGTTCACGTTCACGTTCGCTGATCTCCTTATGCCGGACACTCAGCGCACCGAGTTTTTCATCGGCGCTATTGTCAATTTTGTTCTCTATAG GGAAGGGAAATTGGTTGAGATATCAAAAATTGGAGACGAAGTCAGCGCTCTGGAGGAGCAGCGAATAAATTTGGAGGAGAATGAGATTCCTCAG GTGAAATCAGAGATTTCCAACTTAAATGAAGCTAGGGAAAAAGAGATGGCTGTTGTTCAGGAGGTTGATGCAAAGGTTGCGGAACTTCGTAACACTATCATGACCCTTAATAAAAATCAGGTGTCACTGAGGACTACTTTAAAGAAGTCAAAGGACCAGGCAGAAGAAATGGATGCGAAG ATTTCTAATGCTGAATTTACACTGTCACAAAATGCTCAAGAAAATGAGAATCTACGTTCAAAAATTGCCCAATCACCTGACAAAATTCAG AGGGCTTTAGAAGAGAAGAAATTAGCTCGAGAAGAGGCAATGAAAGCTGAAAGGTTGGCAATGCAAACTTTCCATGAGAAGACTTCTCTCCTTGAAGTTTATTCCAAG GTTGGCAAGAAAATGTCAAAGCACCACAAGCAAATGCTGGCTATAAAGGAACAG GTAAATTCTGCTAAATCGGTTGAAAAGGAGCTTAAAGCTTTGAAAGCTAAACTTAGCGATGAACAAGTATTGGAGAAGTCCCTTGAGTCCAAATTGGCTGAAAAACAAAGTAAAG TTTTGCAGATGGAAGAAACGAAAAGGCAGGTAGAGAAAGAGTGCACTATTATGCGggaaaaatcaacaaaatactTAAATGGTACAACGTCCGATGTGGAATATAAAAAACGTGATATTGAAACAAGACGGAGAAATGTTGAGGCCGTGTTAGAAGAG GTGGATGCTACAAATGGTCAAATAAAGTCGGTAAAGGAATCTGGAGCTGCTAGAGTGGAACTGTTAGGTCACAAGTCTGAAGAGATAATCGAAGAG TTTCGAAAGTATGCAAACTCGATTGCACTTGTGGTTGAATCTGGGCCAGAAGGCGTTGGTTTTGATATTTAA